Sequence from the Osmia bicornis bicornis chromosome 13, iOsmBic2.1, whole genome shotgun sequence genome:
CGATAATTACTCAATTCCCACAGCGTAGCGAGTAGTCTGGTCAACTTGATCGTGATAAGCGGATAAAGGAACGTCGCGGCGCGGCCTTGAGGCGTTTGCTCGGTCAGCGCGAAGAATCGTCGCGACAGCGTTTCCTTTTTGTCCCCGGCACGTCATCTTTTGCTTTTTCGTCCCGATATAAACATTCCTTACGCCGACAAAGAGTCAAGCGTTGGGTCTTCCGGATCCGAATTGGAGGGTGGTGGCAGCAGGGAAGTGGATATTTTAGCGCAATTGCGCCCTTACGACAATATCCTACTCACTGAGAAATTTATCGAACGTGTCGAGTATCGTTGGTCGAAAAACACTCGCGTGAGTTTCAGTTGCGTTTCAGCCGTTTCGAACAATTTCCTACAAACAGGTCGAATTTATTTTTCGTCATCTCCGATTACAAACACGCCGGGAAAATACGCTCGATAGACACGCGACAGACTTGACATCGCTTCATCTGTCCGTCTCGAACGAGCTAGATTTTTCGTTTCAACGAGAACACCGCTGAAGATTCGTCCCGCGGGATAAACCACGAACACGAAACGGGGGCACAACCTCTGATTAAATAAATCCTGGTTGCGGTATGGACAATTTCATCGTTTGAAAGCTATCCCCTTGACAGGAAAGGGGACGATGATACGCGGCTACAAGGATGGAAAATGTTCGTGGCCCGGCGACCAGTTCATCGCCTACGTACGCGCCTAACTACCTACCCCTATTATTGGGGCGCTGCGATGTAACGCGAAGCCGACGAAATTCCCCTCTCGTTTTGCATTTTTTACTTTGTCACCCTGCTACTTTCGTCGCGCAGGAAAATCGTCTCTGAATAGCGTTTTTGCGCAAAATTCTATTCCTGGGTGCAAAGGTAATTATTTACGAAAGAGAATCGACGGTGATtaaaggaaaattgaaaatttttattcgttacAGGCGAACCAACTCGTACGCAAGGTCCACCTCGTACTTTGCTGGGTCTTTCGAGGGTGCGACCGAGAAAGATAGAAAGTTCATGGAGCCGGAGAAAGGAGCTAGATATAGGAAGAACGTGTGCGTGTGTAAAGGAGAGAAAAGGGGAAGGGGAGACAGGGAGAGACAGGAACGTGGCGTGAATGGGAGGGAGTTCATAATAACATCGAGGGGCAACAGGGTTCTCTGTGTTCAGATGCTCTTTTCAAGAGTGAGAACCCTCTTCGACGCGCATTCAAGTGTCGCCGCTTTGTAATACCTCTTAATACCGTTCGCTGTCGACGTTATTAAGGATCCGGAACATATTGTCGGTACAACAGTGGCAATACCTCTATGGCGTCAAGCCTTTATTGTTGCTCCTCGTGCGAGTTCGTTCTCTCTGACAGGAAGTAACACGGGATGTACGAGAATTTTTTGCCtcattttttaagaaaaatttgcCAAAAATTTCTGCTCCAGATCCCagtttaatttcttctttattcgAACGCGAAATTTCGAAACCAAGTATGAGAACAAGTTTGTAGGGCTTGGCACATTTATGCTACGATGCAAGTCGTACTTAACCTGTAGATAAATCGTGCCAGTCAGCGTAAGACGATTCTAGACGGAGACCTGCGTCCACCGTTTTTCCCACAAAACTCACCTGACATAGGCTCCGTAGATAAGAGGACGTTAAATATGCGAGGTGGCACATATTATAACTGGTCTTTACCAGCGAGCAACTTGCTGGCACGTGTTGCCATCgtatcaaaatattatttctgcATAAAATTCGCAAAAATACCAAACGACGACCGTTTTCGTTTCCCGTGGAGCGAACAGAAAATCGCTGATTCGTTATCGTTTATCGGCGAAGAATCACGCGGTATGACGTAACGATCAGAAAATTGAACACATGGTCCTGAGTTAGAACCGCAAACCCCCTGTGTCAAGGGGTTTCCGTTTCGTATCTTATAATTGGCGACGCGTTTATGTCACCGCAGTCGTCTCTTCCCTTTCAGAAATTCGCTTCGACCCGAGAATAATGAGCCGTCGTTATAAATCTTAGCAGCGTCGCGTAACCAACCGATTAGAACAGGGGGTAGTTCTTCGCTCCGTGAAGATAAAAAGTGGTTCTATACGTCATCCAGCGAGCGCGTGTATCtcgtttgtattttttaaagtgaaaaaagaaagggcgAACCCTGTTGTTTCGAGGAGGCATCTTCGAACCCCGTTTAATTCGCTGGATACTTACCGGTGGACGCGTATAGCCGACACAGGTCGAAACGGAGATGATGACAGTCCACCGTTTCAACTACCCTCAAATCACCGAGCGCGCCTAACTAACCGTGTAATCGACAATTTCATCCTATTACGACATCCAACGCGCCACACTTTTCCCCCGGGTAAAGTACAGGTAGCGCATCTACTTTACAaaacgataataataattagcgAATTTTACTGCGAGCTATTTATCAGCTCTAATCCAAGCTCGAAGTTTCTTTCGAGTGTACGACAATCGAATATAAACGTCGATGACTCGACGCGTTTTATCGTCGACGTTGGTGGGAAGGTTGATTGGTCGGTAACGATTCGAGTGGatcgaatttcaaaataatcgGCGCAAAAGTTGCGTTCAGCATAGTTTGCCAGGTAAAGTACTTGCGCAACGgtgtttttgaaaatttgtacgCGAGTCCAGTGACACGAGAGGCGCGGCACAAAGTGGCCAGTGACACATAAAGAGCATATTTTCGAGCATTACCGAAGGGGTCCGTCTCGGTCTCGGTCCCGGCCAACTACCTGTGTTCGTTTCACGCCTGTTCGCGTTTTCCAGCGTTAGAATCTCCCGCACCGATCTCTCCAGTGGCCCCGGTAATGGGCAAATAACCGACGGATTACGTCGCCTAATCCTCCTGCTAACGCGATCTCATTGTCGCGAGGGAATCGAGCGAATCTCGTGCCTTTTACTCTCTGCTCGCCTTCCAAATCGTTCATCTTTTCTCGCTCCATTGGATCGAGGAATCTCTGCGGCGCGATAACGATCGACCGAAATCAGTCGAATCTTTAGGAATTTCTCGTTATTTCTAATCGCGAGGAACGTTTTTAGACGCGACAATTTCGCCGAGGTGGGAGGGAGTtgagaaaaattgataaagCTTCGATAAAGGCGGACGGGCAATACGAAACCACGCGGCGGACGAGCTTGTTCACCTGCGCGTAACAAGAATGTCAgcttctaaaaataaattgccCGTACGATCGTGGACGATTCTAGCGGCGCGGTGGCGCGAGTATACGTAACGTGCGCGCGAAGATAGTCGCTATCTCGACGAGGCGGTGTCCAATGTCGGCCACCAACACGACCGCCAGCACTTTCCATCCCCGCCAGCCAAACGCGCCTCGCTTTATTGTTCCCCGCgtattaattttatagatATAACTGCACACTTACGCGTGTGCATGCCGATACTGTCTACGCTCCACGAGGAAATACGAGATGCACTCGCGACTGCCTTTCTGTCGCTTCGTTCGATCGACAGCCCTGTAATGCTTGTTCGCTCACCTCCTCTCCTCCTCTTCCCTCACATAAAACACGAGTCGGCTATTAATCTGTCGTGAAGCTTTCGGGGAGAACCAGCTCCTTCGGTCTAAACCTTTGACACGTTTTTAAACTCTCGGGTCGTTCGAGAATACCTGCTCCGAACGTAGAATGGATTTCAGTTCACGGACGACGCGGCGTTACGAGAACGCGGCACAGACAGTCGGTTTAATTTATCTGGATTTACGCCGGCGAAGATGCCCGCCCGTTTGCCGACGTGTTTCAAGGGGCTGAACAAGCGTACAAGAGGATCGTCGGGTCGATTTTGCACAGAGCCATTTTGGAATGCAATTAAACGCAGTACAACGAAATACGACACTGACGCTGCTACTGGTGCCGTTGCTTCGCTTCGCTATGTTCTCTTCCGCTTCATTGCTTTCCTCTTCCTACAACCACCCTCTCACCACCCCCCTACCAGTCTGCCTTCGTCGTACCCCTGTACCTACCACTCGTCGTGTCAGGAATACCTCCGTTTATCCAGCTACAAACGACCGAATTTTCACCGAAGCCTTTCATTCTCATTTCTTTTCCCCATTTCCGCTTTCGCTTTCAGTCTGCGAATATCGAGGCGAACGACGAGGACCCGGATAACCCCGAGggaagaaaatgagaaaataaaaagagtaGACGATCTTGGGATCGTTTTGATAAGGTAGGGGAAGCGCGCGAGAGGACGCCAAGGGGTGTCGGTAGGGGTAGATTGGCGGAGGTCGGCGCGAGGAGGTATGACAAGGGGGTGGTGtacgaggaagaggaagaggaaaagggAGCGAGACAGAGAGGGAGCAGGAAAATGGCGGCTCGCAGGACATCCGACACCAAATCGAAGGAGACGCCATCGCAAAGCGCGGCACCGCCCCTCTATCACCGGGTCTTGCTCCGCCGGTGTCGTCGTTCTACCTAGGGCGCGCTCTCTAAATTAAAACGATTTTTGCCCGTTTACGAAAAACACAGCCCAAACACTTTGCGACAAATCGATTTTATTTTGCCTCGGGGAGAAGCAAAGGAAAAGAGACAACAGCGGTACGTTTAATAATCGTTGTCGATTCCGATGCTTTTCGCGGGAtacgaaagaaaaatcaaagaaCGTATCGTCGAGTAATGACGTAATACGAACGGTGCATCGATCCAACCCGGTTTGCCGTAGTAGCGAGAACGTTCGACTCACCTTGTTTTCAACTATGCGACGATTCAACAAATAAACGTGTTTCAACGCAAAAATCGTGTTACTCGATTCGTTTCCGTCTACAGTCTACagataaaaagagaaagagagagcaGTGCCCGTTGCGCGGACGATCATCGTTCGTACGAACACTTCTGCTTCCCCCGAAGGAAATTTGTCAAAGTCCCGCAGACACGTTGCGTCTCGTCACGGTGGAACGACGCGTAGCATCCGACAAATGGCAATTAGACGGAAAAGGCGGAGCGGATTGAAAGGATTGACCAGGCGTGGCAAACAGAGGGATTTCGGTGCTCGTCGAAAGACATCTTCGCTCGTCTGCCAGCGTATCGGCTCTCATTGATCTACTTAACGCCGCTGGTTTGACGGATTTCACGCTATTTTCATCGACTTCCTGCCGTCGGGCTACGCCACCCTGCCACCCTTTACGATCTCGCTTCACGCTTTTCTTCGTTTTTAATTACGCTTccatttttgcaattttatttcttcgtcACATTGGTAACTACTCGTTTGCAGAAACGCTTAGCGTTTTAAGAATCTGGCGATTTCGTTACATCAGTCTGATTTTTTCCCTTCCATTCGGTAGCATGAGAAAGGACGACGGCGGGGACTGACGGAAAACGCTAGGGGAATTGTTGCCGGTTGttgtgaaattaattaaacgcgaGGTGTGATAGCACCGCTTAGAATCACAACACGGTGTACGGTAACGTTGTCGCGCTCCGTTTCCGGTGTTTGTTGGTTACCTCCTATATTCTCTACGCTTTGCCCACAGACGAGTCCGCGTGTTCGACTACGCACACACGCTTCTTGTACTCGTCGCGACGAGGATCCAGGAgagaaaagtaatttaaataaaacaataattacCAGAATAAATCGAGGGTAATCGTCTAAATTTTACACCTGCCGCGACCAAATTTTGCTCTACGATTTATCAGACAgatattgaattttttcttttttaaacgaaGTCGCGTAACACAGAAACGATTAACCATGCGATCGAAGGGCGAAGGGAAGGAGGGTGGATGAGTAGAGAAAGAGGGAGATTGAAATAATCGCTCATCGAACGAGGCGAAGAGGTTGCTCTCGCAGGTGAGAATCTAGCAACGCGACGGAGCCGGTATCCGTGGTCACCGAACGGGGTGGCTTTCGCCGGGGGTAGAAGTATGCGCCGCCCCCGTGCTCGTCCAATCGAAGGAACGCGCGCGCTCCCCGTCGACCAATAGGAACACGCTCGAACGCGTCTCCCGTCCGAATGCGCCGCGTTCCACTCCTCGCCttgaaaaacaaaaaggaCATCAAAGaacagaggaagagagaaCACCAGCGACGACGTCCTCTAGTTGTGGCTGTGGCAGCGTCAACGGGAACGGCATCGGTGGTATCGGCGCGGAATAATCGGCAGTGGCAGCGATCGTCGTAGCAGTAACAGCAGAACCACGCGACGACGATTTTCCGCCGGCGAATACCGGGGTATACAACAGTTTTCCCTCGGTAAATACAGTCcgttcttttttaatttgtcgGAAAATCGTTCcgtattttattttgcataGTGTCGTCGGATGTTATCGGATGTTTCGACGATTAAAACGCACGGATCGTGAAGTGTTTTCGAGGCAGTGCGACTTTGTTCGAGGGTGAAGTTAACGAATGTTGAGTGTACTTGAGTGGAAAAAATTAAGTTTCCTCGAGGAAAACTCGCACCGTTGGGAAACACGTTAGGGTAACGAGGCGTTTATGAATGGAAACTCGGTTGGCGAGGACGCGAATGAAAGGCTCGCGATCAAACAATCGTCCGAGCGGCGGATGCTTGCTTTCGTCATCAGCTGTTCATCCGTAAATGATCGATAACGTCGATCGAGCTACGAGAAACGAAGCATTCGGAGGACTCTGTTCCGAAGGAAACGTCGAATCCATAAAAAAATGATCGTCGATTGATTGGCGCGATTGGGAAAGAAGAATCGACCGAGAATGCCCGACAGTTCGGATCATTTGTCGTCGCCGAACAGCGAATGCAACAGCCAAATTGGCGGTATGCATCGAAACACGTCTGCTGGGCAATACAACGATTCCTCGATACCTGGTCTACCTCTGACCCATCATTCCCATTCGCAAAATCTAACGCCCGCCTCGAACGGAAGCCCCCGGTATTCTCAAGAGTTGACCAGCTGCAGCTCCACTAACCCGTCCACGAATATTGGAAACATCGGGGCACTCTCTCTGGGAACGAGCAGCAGTAACTTTACCCCGGAACAGATATCTTGCATGTGCGAGGCGTTATCGCAGAGTCAGGATATCGAGAAGCTCACGAGGTAAGCCCGCTCTTTGTTCCTTCCGTTTCGAATCTCGAGCTCCCTGTTAGCCTCCGCGAATTCTCTTCCCGACGGCAGCTTCGACGCTGCTTTCGAGTCTCCTTACGAATCAAAGAGAGAACCGATCGGTTCGAATTCACGGTCTTGTTGCGAGAAAATCGAGCAAACTAAAATCGTCATGATCAAAGTTGAAAATGTAAAAGGGTAAACGTTTCGATGTTAGGTTTCTATGGTCTTTACCACCGGGCGAACTGCTCCGCGGTGGCGAGAGCGTTCTAATGGCAAGAGCCACGGTGGCATTTCATCGGGGCGCATATCACGAGCTCTACTCGATCCTGGAGAGTCATCCGTTCTCGCCGCGTCGACACCAGGAGCTTCAGCAGATGTGGTTCAAGTCGCACTATCGCGAAGCGGAGAAGATCCGCGGCCGTCCGCTGGGTGCGGTGGACAAGTATCGGCTGCGGAAAAAGTACCCCTTACCGAAGACGATCTGGGACGGGGAGGAGGTGGTGTACTGCTTCAAAGAACGCTCGAGGAACGCGTTGAAAGAGTGTTACATGAGGAACAAGTACCCGGCTTCCGACGAGAAGAAGAATCTAGCGAAGAAGACCGGTCTGACGCTCACCCAGGTGTCGAATTGGTTCAAAAATCGAAGACAGAGGGATCGAACGCCGCAAACAAGGAcgtaagtttcatttttctttctcgtaATTGCGCGTTTCGATGTTGAAAGTTTCTCGAGGAAACAAGCTGAGAGGTCGAGCGGGGTACGAAAGCGTCCCGCGGCGGAGATACGGTGCATGGAGGGCACGTGTGTCAACGGGGGGTCTCGACTTTTCCACCGAGCAACAAGTGTCTCGACATATGTACGGGGTCGTGAGTCCGTCTTTCGAGGGCACACCGACCGCTTCGGAGGCGGTAAATCATCCTCTGTACGAGCCGTGTCGACCGAAATCATTCGGGTGCACCAGAAGGATCCTCCTCGCCGCGATAGCTGACCGCCCTTCTTTACGGTTCGATTCGAATTTCCTCGGGGGTAAACTAGCATTCCGATCGTCTTTTTCAACGAATTCTTTTCCCTTCCTCTTACGCTTCCGTTACCGTGATTAGCCAAAGGCAAACGTATCAAATTCCCGCGGGCCATCGAC
This genomic interval carries:
- the LOC114879098 gene encoding homeobox protein six1b-like, with amino-acid sequence MPDSSDHLSSPNSECNSQIGGMHRNTSAGQYNDSSIPGLPLTHHSHSQNLTPASNGSPRYSQELTSCSSTNPSTNIGNIGALSLGTSSSNFTPEQISCMCEALSQSQDIEKLTRFLWSLPPGELLRGGESVLMARATVAFHRGAYHELYSILESHPFSPRRHQELQQMWFKSHYREAEKIRGRPLGAVDKYRLRKKYPLPKTIWDGEEVVYCFKERSRNALKECYMRNKYPASDEKKNLAKKTGLTLTQVSNWFKNRRQRDRTPQTRTDMMPLNCQNGGNVIGGSVSNGGSIQSLQSIDSDNSNLAMSPLSTMGMSPVGVNPCSPMGMSPMAPRHPGYAPPVTPSTVHTSHPHNGALSPMNDVKALCYGRGVYDTGKDVDQNTVYYSSHSGMHHQYYQQTHHQMMSGAHHYQHHQQSMPTGYEITLPPPQHST